A window from Pyrococcus kukulkanii encodes these proteins:
- a CDS encoding 2,3-bisphosphoglycerate-independent phosphoglycerate mutase — MLHPPLVINVQRKGILIIIDGLGDRPIKEFNGKTPLEYANTPNMDKLAKIGILGQQDPIKPGQPAGSDTAHLSIFGYDPYKTYRGRGFFEALGVGLDLDEDDLAFRVNFATIGNGIIVDRRAGRISTEEAHELAKAIQEQVDIGVDFIFKGATGHRAVLVLKGMAKGYKVGENDPHVEGKPPHNFDWEDEESKKVAEILEEFVKKAHEVLEKHPINEKRRKEGKPVANYLLIRGAGTYPDIPMKFTEQWKVKAGAVVAVALVKGVARAIGFDVYTPEGATGEYNTDEMAKAKKAVELLKDYDFVFVHFKPTDAAGHDNNPKLKAEMIEKADRMVGYIVDNVNLDEVVIAITGDHSTPCEVKNHSGDPVPLLIAGGGVRADYTESFGEREAMRGGLGRIRGHDIVPIMMDLMNRTEKFGA; from the coding sequence ATGCTACATCCACCCTTGGTGATAAACGTGCAGAGGAAGGGAATTCTCATAATTATAGATGGCCTTGGAGACAGGCCCATAAAGGAATTCAACGGTAAAACGCCCCTTGAATACGCCAACACTCCGAACATGGATAAGCTCGCTAAAATCGGAATTCTCGGTCAGCAAGACCCAATAAAGCCTGGCCAGCCTGCCGGAAGTGATACTGCCCACTTGAGCATCTTCGGCTACGATCCATACAAGACATATAGGGGAAGAGGTTTCTTTGAAGCATTGGGTGTTGGCCTCGACTTGGATGAAGACGATCTCGCTTTCAGAGTAAATTTCGCAACCATAGGGAACGGCATAATAGTTGACAGGAGGGCAGGTAGGATTAGCACGGAGGAGGCCCACGAGCTCGCCAAGGCCATTCAGGAGCAGGTCGATATAGGTGTTGACTTCATCTTCAAGGGTGCAACCGGCCACAGGGCAGTCCTCGTCTTAAAGGGAATGGCTAAGGGCTACAAGGTCGGGGAGAACGATCCCCACGTTGAAGGAAAGCCCCCTCACAACTTTGACTGGGAAGACGAGGAGAGCAAGAAGGTTGCCGAAATCCTTGAGGAGTTCGTAAAGAAGGCTCACGAGGTCTTGGAGAAGCACCCGATAAACGAGAAGAGGAGAAAGGAAGGGAAGCCAGTCGCAAACTACCTCCTGATTAGGGGGGCTGGAACTTATCCCGATATTCCTATGAAGTTCACAGAGCAGTGGAAGGTTAAGGCGGGGGCAGTTGTTGCAGTAGCATTAGTGAAGGGAGTTGCGAGGGCCATAGGCTTCGATGTGTACACCCCCGAGGGCGCAACAGGAGAGTATAACACCGATGAGATGGCGAAGGCTAAGAAAGCTGTAGAGCTGTTGAAGGACTACGACTTCGTGTTCGTCCACTTCAAGCCCACTGATGCTGCCGGCCACGACAACAATCCAAAGCTTAAGGCTGAGATGATAGAGAAGGCCGACAGGATGGTAGGTTACATAGTTGACAACGTCAACCTTGACGAGGTTGTTATAGCCATAACAGGAGACCACTCAACGCCATGTGAGGTTAAGAATCACAGCGGTGATCCGGTGCCCCTCCTGATCGCGGGAGGTGGAGTCAGGGCAGACTACACGGAGAGCTTTGGTGAGAGGGAAGCAATGCGCGGAGGACTTGGAAGGATAAGGGGCCACGATATAGTGCCCATAATGATGGATCTCATGAACAGAACCGAGAAGTTTGGGGCTTGA
- a CDS encoding ATP-binding protein: MIRKFVNRKEELEILEELWEKEGMTFVLVYGRRRVGKTRLLDEFSKGKDRIFIIFEDKPREYNFKLISRKVSEFIGINVNIPDFPSLFSLLKRLTNRRILIILDEFSYLIKKEGGILSELARAIEENKDLNAMVVVSGSYVSLLKRELFRYSSPIYGRSDANIKVQPLKFKHLFEWFDANAEELVKIYSVTGGTPKYLEFFKGDNTEEEIKNNFFNPSSFLFREAKALLSEELRELSVYLTILEAIARGNTRITQIANFCYMKENQIMPYLRTLSELGIIRKVVPLFGKRGIYEISDNYFLFWSRFVSPYYEEIESNFPENAIEDFTRNFNSFLGKPFEGIAREFLIEANRKGVLPFQFTKLGRWWHKGEEIDIVALNERDRKALLVEVKWSDLTKRRIKKILRELERKANLLGLDGYEIHFGIIAKRAGGKEEFELVFDLRDIEGLMRGRESA; the protein is encoded by the coding sequence ATGATTAGAAAATTTGTGAACAGAAAAGAGGAGCTAGAGATCCTTGAGGAGTTGTGGGAGAAGGAAGGCATGACATTTGTTTTAGTGTATGGAAGGAGAAGGGTTGGAAAAACTAGACTCTTAGATGAGTTTTCAAAGGGAAAAGATAGAATATTCATTATATTCGAGGACAAACCTAGAGAATACAACTTCAAGCTGATATCAAGGAAAGTTTCGGAATTCATCGGAATTAACGTGAATATACCAGACTTTCCTTCGCTTTTCAGTCTTCTAAAACGGTTAACAAATAGGAGGATTCTCATAATCTTGGATGAGTTCTCATACTTAATAAAAAAGGAAGGAGGAATCTTGAGCGAACTTGCAAGGGCCATAGAGGAGAATAAAGATCTAAATGCAATGGTAGTTGTTTCCGGCTCCTACGTCTCGCTACTCAAAAGGGAACTGTTCAGGTATTCGAGCCCCATCTACGGAAGGAGCGATGCAAACATAAAGGTTCAGCCCCTAAAATTTAAGCACCTGTTTGAGTGGTTTGATGCAAATGCTGAGGAACTGGTAAAGATATACTCCGTAACCGGGGGCACACCAAAGTACCTAGAATTCTTCAAAGGGGATAACACTGAGGAGGAAATAAAAAACAACTTCTTCAATCCCTCCTCATTTCTCTTTAGAGAAGCCAAAGCCCTGCTTAGTGAAGAGTTAAGGGAACTGTCGGTTTATCTCACGATCTTAGAGGCGATAGCGAGGGGAAACACAAGAATAACCCAGATAGCAAACTTCTGCTATATGAAGGAGAATCAAATAATGCCTTACCTCAGAACCCTCAGCGAGCTTGGAATAATTCGGAAGGTCGTTCCCCTCTTCGGCAAGAGGGGGATATATGAGATCTCTGACAATTACTTCCTATTCTGGTCAAGGTTCGTTAGCCCATACTACGAAGAAATTGAAAGCAACTTCCCCGAGAATGCAATAGAGGACTTCACCAGGAACTTCAACTCATTCCTGGGCAAGCCCTTTGAGGGAATTGCAAGGGAGTTCTTAATTGAAGCAAACAGAAAGGGAGTACTCCCTTTCCAATTCACAAAACTAGGCAGATGGTGGCATAAAGGAGAGGAGATCGACATAGTTGCACTAAATGAAAGGGATAGGAAGGCACTCCTCGTTGAAGTTAAGTGGAGTGACCTGACAAAGAGAAGGATAAAGAAGATACTTAGGGAGCTCGAGAGAAAGGCAAACCTTCTAGGACTTGACGGCTATGAGATACATTTTGGCATAATTGCGAAGAGAGCTGGAGGTAAGGAAGAATTTGAACTGGTCTTTGACCTAAGGGATATAGAAGGGTTAATGCGGGGGAGAGAAAGTGCTTAA
- a CDS encoding nucleotidyltransferase domain-containing protein, whose product MNREVIIKLQKFAEELKSMLGDDLVAVIIFGSVLKSKNFDDVDVLVITKNLQKHIEKIRGIRLKYRKEVGRFIDLNIISPENFDKPIVYTAVAFGEILYSSSEWNALKSKIKQIAKERNLEYIEKEGKRVKRWKLAEVIG is encoded by the coding sequence ATGAACAGGGAGGTAATTATAAAACTCCAAAAATTCGCAGAGGAACTGAAAAGCATGTTGGGAGATGATCTAGTAGCCGTTATCATATTTGGATCTGTTCTAAAGTCCAAGAACTTTGATGACGTTGATGTACTCGTTATCACTAAGAATCTCCAGAAACACATCGAAAAAATAAGGGGTATTAGACTAAAATACAGGAAGGAGGTAGGGAGGTTCATAGATCTAAACATAATTAGTCCCGAGAATTTTGATAAGCCCATTGTTTACACCGCTGTTGCATTTGGAGAAATTCTGTACTCTTCCAGCGAATGGAATGCTCTAAAGAGCAAGATAAAGCAGATTGCCAAGGAAAGAAACCTTGAGTACATTGAAAAGGAAGGGAAGCGTGTGAAGAGGTGGAAACTGGCGGAGGTTATAGGCTGA
- a CDS encoding DNA cytosine methyltransferase, which yields MRVLDLFAGAGGFSLGFKLSGFEIVGAVENFKPKAKTYSYNFPGVKVVAQDIKLVDPREFGNVDVVIGGPPCEPFTAISQRRMEEPRDRLYRDPIGRLVLEFIRFVKVLKPKVFVMENVPQIMEVEEYLRKEFEKAGYDVYFNVLNALDYGAPQIRRRVFISNIELKPRKVKGPKKVWDVLKDVPIDAPNNELWNPPGKVRRKIPYLKWGQAAQRFGRFQNWIRLHPYKPAPTVRGNSRFVHPFEDRPLTVREQARLMGFPDDFVFLGGRRVQFDSVGEAVPPPLARAIAEFILREFSL from the coding sequence ATGAGGGTTTTGGATTTATTTGCCGGAGCTGGGGGCTTTTCTCTCGGCTTTAAACTTTCTGGGTTCGAGATCGTTGGTGCGGTAGAGAACTTCAAGCCCAAGGCCAAGACTTACTCCTATAACTTCCCTGGGGTCAAAGTTGTAGCCCAGGATATAAAGCTGGTAGATCCCAGGGAGTTTGGGAATGTTGATGTTGTAATTGGAGGGCCTCCATGTGAGCCGTTCACTGCTATAAGCCAGAGGAGAATGGAAGAGCCTAGGGACAGGCTGTACAGGGATCCCATTGGAAGGCTAGTTTTGGAGTTCATCAGGTTCGTTAAGGTTCTAAAGCCCAAGGTCTTCGTCATGGAGAATGTTCCCCAGATCATGGAAGTCGAGGAGTACTTAAGGAAGGAGTTTGAGAAGGCTGGGTACGATGTTTACTTCAACGTCCTGAACGCTTTAGATTATGGTGCTCCCCAGATCAGGAGGAGAGTATTCATATCAAACATAGAGCTCAAGCCCAGGAAGGTTAAGGGCCCCAAGAAGGTTTGGGACGTTCTCAAGGACGTTCCTATAGATGCCCCAAACAACGAGCTCTGGAACCCTCCGGGAAAGGTCAGAAGGAAGATACCTTACCTTAAGTGGGGTCAAGCTGCACAGAGGTTCGGAAGGTTCCAGAACTGGATAAGGCTTCATCCCTACAAGCCCGCTCCAACCGTTAGGGGAAACAGCAGGTTCGTTCATCCATTCGAGGACAGGCCGTTAACCGTCAGGGAGCAGGCGAGGCTGATGGGCTTTCCCGATGACTTTGTTTTCCTGGGAGGGAGAAGGGTTCAGTTCGACAGCGTCGGTGAGGCCGTCCCTCCTCCCCTTGCGAGGGCCATAGCTGAATTCATTCTTCGGGAATTCAGCCTATAA
- a CDS encoding DNA-directed RNA polymerase subunit L — protein MKIEVIKKEENLLEFYLEGEDHTFANLLVETLRENPHVKFTAYTIEHPITMARKPRFRVVTDGKVTPEQALEEAAKKIFERAKEVLDAWEKAIKK, from the coding sequence ATGAAGATAGAGGTCATAAAGAAAGAGGAGAACTTGCTTGAATTTTACTTGGAGGGTGAGGATCACACGTTCGCCAACTTGCTAGTGGAGACCCTTAGAGAGAACCCTCACGTCAAGTTCACGGCTTACACGATAGAGCACCCGATAACAATGGCGAGGAAGCCGAGATTCAGGGTAGTTACGGACGGGAAGGTTACCCCTGAGCAGGCCCTAGAGGAGGCGGCAAAGAAGATATTCGAGAGGGCCAAGGAAGTCCTTGATGCCTGGGAAAAGGCGATAAAGAAATGA
- a CDS encoding DUF2067 family protein, whose amino-acid sequence MRAKKVIVIHVRDDVEKEEFMKEVQRLNLSAFVYIHGKLNSLKVNVQGTKDEIREALRAIREAHKRVRGRLYPDRQGLFTYYPDDIFREASANVSLPILIRTLELLGERVEVKDEYIKTSMPWREIVELVKKLSEVVNQIALQTTRQIREVVAPVSVVYDIDPEELLDLLVDLGLAEYKEDKFKYELIKNKEQALEELLRHLEGEEDEDRGHKERGELA is encoded by the coding sequence ATGAGGGCCAAGAAGGTCATAGTCATCCACGTGAGGGATGACGTTGAGAAGGAGGAGTTCATGAAGGAGGTTCAGAGATTAAATCTCTCTGCATTCGTGTACATCCACGGCAAGCTGAACTCCCTTAAGGTCAACGTTCAGGGAACCAAGGATGAGATAAGAGAAGCTTTAAGGGCCATTAGGGAGGCCCACAAGAGGGTTAGAGGGAGGCTCTATCCTGACAGACAGGGGCTCTTCACGTACTATCCTGACGATATATTCAGGGAGGCAAGCGCCAACGTTTCCCTTCCTATTCTAATAAGAACCCTAGAGTTGCTTGGAGAGAGGGTTGAAGTGAAGGATGAGTACATAAAGACTTCAATGCCTTGGAGGGAGATCGTCGAGCTCGTGAAGAAGCTCAGCGAGGTCGTGAACCAGATAGCCCTACAGACTACAAGGCAGATCAGGGAGGTAGTTGCTCCTGTCTCTGTTGTTTATGACATCGACCCCGAAGAGCTCCTTGACCTTCTCGTCGATTTGGGGTTGGCCGAGTATAAGGAGGATAAGTTTAAATACGAACTAATAAAGAACAAGGAGCAGGCCTTAGAGGAACTCTTAAGGCACCTTGAGGGTGAGGAGGATGAAGATAGAGGTCATAAAGAAAGAGGAGAACTTGCTTGA
- a CDS encoding exosome complex RNA-binding protein Csl4: protein MDEEQKRRTVKEGDFVLPGDYLGVIEEYLPGDGVIVEDGNLYSARAGWVKIDKDKIEISLEPASSTPPIPKVGDIVYARVIDVKQQAVLLRMIKIEGRDNREIATSKLAGIHISQVKDGFVEDLRNEFKIGDIVRAKVITDEKSPIQLTTKDPDLGVVYALCSKCRTPLVRKGNQLVCPKCGNVETRKLSTLYRKVKL, encoded by the coding sequence TTGGATGAGGAGCAAAAGAGGAGGACAGTGAAGGAGGGAGATTTCGTTCTTCCTGGGGACTACCTGGGTGTAATAGAGGAGTACCTTCCTGGGGATGGGGTCATAGTCGAGGACGGTAACCTCTATTCGGCAAGGGCCGGCTGGGTTAAGATAGACAAGGACAAGATAGAGATAAGCCTCGAGCCAGCCTCCTCAACACCGCCAATTCCAAAAGTGGGGGACATAGTGTACGCGAGGGTCATAGACGTTAAGCAACAGGCTGTCCTTCTGAGGATGATAAAGATCGAAGGTAGGGATAACAGGGAGATAGCGACATCAAAGCTCGCCGGAATACACATCTCTCAGGTCAAGGACGGCTTCGTTGAGGATTTGAGGAACGAGTTCAAGATAGGGGACATAGTAAGGGCAAAGGTCATAACCGATGAGAAAAGCCCGATCCAGCTGACGACAAAGGATCCCGACCTTGGGGTTGTCTACGCCCTCTGCTCGAAGTGCAGGACTCCGCTAGTTAGAAAGGGCAACCAGCTCGTCTGCCCGAAGTGCGGGAACGTCGAGACGAGAAAGCTTTCCACACTCTACAGGAAGGTGAAACTATGA
- a CDS encoding DEAD/DEAH box helicase, protein MLFVIRKGRKKGELEAFVIENPPEKISQIRNVKADHVLRLIMRDNRLFKVLEGSQYRNPKEIEKMLRSSRIILADAQEWEEYFKRKLMNKNVEKASLCRLCLIRGEITVLTEGSRIKYRDEYICERCAEEELKAELRMRFNSIGMFEQAKKLLEKFKDLDKVLYAFDPRFDPTEHPEVTKWDELKAKHVKVERMTVDHLNIPEKFKDVLKLEGIKELLPVQVLAVKKGLLEGENLLVVSATASGKTLIGELAGVPKALEGKKMLFLVPLVALANQKYEDFKRRYSKLGLKVAIRVGMSRIKTKEEPIVVDTGIDADIIVGTYEGIDYLLRAGKRIGNVGTVVIDEIHMIDDEERGPRLDGLIARLRRLYPRAQFIGLSATIGNPEELAKSLGMKLVLYDERPVDLERHIIIARNESEKWRHIAKLCRAEAMRKSEKGFKGQTIVFTFSRKRCHELASFLTGKGLKAKPYHSGLPYKQRKITEMEFQAQMIDVVVTTAALGAGVDFPASQVIFESLAMGNKWLTVREFHQMLGRAGRPMYHEKGKVYLIVEPGRKYSAQMEGTEDEIALKLLTSSIEPVVVEWGEELEEDNVLAHACVFNNLRVIEEVHSLTLGASESASEVLKRLEEKEMIRVKGSRVEVTPYGRAVSMSFLLPSEAEFIRENLGKIDPLGIAIKLFSFENVYLPGFLQREIESAVRGRISSNLFSSSFAAVLEELDKIIPEISPNAADRLFLIYQDFFNCPEQDCTEFAMERIARKIVDLRIEGREPSKISEYFRKVYGLIVYPGDVFTWLDGIIRKLEAVERIAKVFNARDVLNEASLIRREIEEGRRFKVSGRDKMVGGRGSWMRSKRGGQ, encoded by the coding sequence ATGCTGTTCGTAATAAGGAAGGGAAGAAAAAAGGGTGAGCTTGAGGCTTTCGTTATTGAAAATCCTCCGGAAAAGATATCTCAAATAAGGAACGTTAAGGCTGATCACGTTTTAAGGTTGATAATGCGCGATAACAGGCTGTTTAAGGTTCTCGAGGGCAGCCAATACAGGAATCCTAAAGAGATCGAAAAGATGCTGAGGAGCTCTAGGATAATCCTAGCAGATGCCCAGGAATGGGAAGAGTACTTCAAGAGAAAGCTCATGAATAAGAACGTTGAAAAGGCAAGTCTATGCAGGCTGTGCTTGATAAGAGGGGAGATAACGGTTCTTACAGAGGGTAGCAGGATAAAGTACAGGGACGAGTACATCTGCGAGCGTTGTGCCGAGGAAGAGCTTAAGGCAGAGCTTAGGATGAGGTTTAATTCAATAGGAATGTTTGAGCAGGCCAAAAAGCTCCTTGAGAAGTTCAAAGATCTAGATAAGGTGCTCTACGCCTTTGATCCAAGATTTGATCCAACAGAGCATCCGGAAGTTACTAAGTGGGACGAGCTCAAGGCCAAGCACGTTAAGGTTGAGAGGATGACCGTCGACCACCTGAACATTCCGGAGAAGTTCAAGGATGTCCTCAAACTTGAGGGAATAAAAGAGCTCTTGCCCGTTCAAGTTCTCGCAGTAAAGAAGGGCCTCCTTGAGGGGGAAAACCTCCTCGTGGTTTCAGCCACGGCGAGCGGCAAAACGCTTATAGGCGAGCTGGCTGGGGTTCCTAAGGCCCTTGAGGGCAAGAAGATGCTATTCTTAGTTCCCTTGGTTGCCCTAGCTAACCAGAAGTACGAGGACTTCAAGAGGAGGTACTCTAAGCTCGGTCTTAAGGTGGCGATAAGGGTTGGGATGAGCAGGATTAAGACAAAGGAAGAACCAATAGTTGTTGACACAGGAATAGATGCGGACATAATAGTGGGAACCTACGAGGGGATTGACTACCTCTTGAGAGCCGGAAAGAGAATAGGCAACGTTGGAACGGTGGTTATAGATGAAATCCATATGATAGATGATGAGGAGAGAGGGCCCCGTTTAGATGGTCTCATCGCGAGGCTCAGGAGGCTCTATCCAAGAGCTCAGTTCATAGGGCTCTCCGCTACAATTGGAAATCCGGAGGAGCTTGCAAAGTCTCTAGGTATGAAGCTTGTCCTTTACGATGAAAGACCGGTAGATCTAGAGAGGCATATAATAATAGCAAGGAATGAGAGTGAGAAGTGGAGGCACATAGCAAAGCTCTGCAGAGCTGAGGCGATGAGAAAGAGCGAGAAGGGCTTCAAGGGGCAGACGATAGTTTTCACGTTCTCAAGGAAGAGGTGCCACGAGCTTGCTTCTTTCCTAACCGGTAAGGGTCTAAAAGCTAAGCCCTACCATTCGGGATTGCCATACAAGCAGAGAAAGATAACGGAAATGGAGTTTCAGGCCCAGATGATAGATGTAGTGGTTACAACAGCAGCCCTGGGAGCTGGAGTTGACTTCCCCGCGAGCCAAGTGATATTTGAAAGCCTCGCCATGGGAAACAAGTGGCTGACCGTGAGGGAGTTCCACCAGATGCTAGGAAGAGCAGGAAGGCCGATGTATCATGAGAAGGGCAAGGTCTATTTAATAGTCGAGCCCGGGAGAAAGTATTCGGCCCAGATGGAAGGGACTGAGGATGAAATAGCCTTAAAGCTACTAACCTCCTCTATAGAACCCGTAGTCGTTGAGTGGGGAGAGGAGCTCGAGGAGGACAATGTTTTGGCTCATGCCTGCGTTTTTAATAATCTCAGGGTCATAGAGGAAGTCCACTCCCTAACGTTAGGGGCCAGCGAAAGTGCCTCTGAAGTGCTTAAGAGGCTCGAGGAGAAGGAGATGATCAGGGTTAAGGGCTCTAGGGTTGAAGTTACTCCCTACGGGAGAGCCGTAAGTATGAGCTTCCTCCTCCCAAGTGAAGCGGAATTCATAAGGGAGAACCTTGGAAAGATAGATCCCCTGGGCATCGCGATAAAGCTCTTCTCCTTCGAGAACGTTTACCTTCCCGGCTTCCTTCAGAGGGAAATAGAATCCGCAGTAAGGGGCAGGATAAGCTCCAACCTGTTCTCCAGTTCATTCGCAGCTGTCCTTGAGGAGCTCGACAAGATAATCCCGGAGATCAGTCCAAACGCGGCGGATAGACTGTTCTTGATTTATCAGGACTTCTTCAACTGCCCCGAGCAGGACTGCACGGAGTTTGCAATGGAGAGGATAGCGAGAAAAATCGTGGATCTAAGGATTGAGGGAAGAGAACCCTCAAAGATATCAGAGTACTTCAGGAAAGTCTATGGGCTGATAGTATACCCCGGGGACGTGTTTACTTGGCTAGATGGGATAATCAGAAAGCTTGAGGCTGTAGAAAGGATTGCGAAAGTTTTCAATGCGAGAGATGTCCTCAATGAGGCCTCGCTGATTAGGAGGGAAATTGAGGAGGGAAGAAGGTTTAAAGTCAGTGGTAGAGATAAAATGGTGGGAGGGAGAGGAAGTTGGATGAGGAGCAAAAGAGGAGGACAGTGA
- a CDS encoding Lrp/AsnC family transcriptional regulator translates to MPGVDEIDEIIARELRKNGRATLTELGKKVGLTPSAIKNRIEKLEKLGVIKGYSAIIDPSFFGEFITAIVEVELVEPESHELESLLRPILKMRNIVDVYKKTGEFQLVIRGTFKDVEALNSFIREIRRTYLKNLARRTRVSIILENFKESGVILK, encoded by the coding sequence ATGCCTGGTGTGGATGAAATAGATGAGATAATAGCAAGGGAACTCAGGAAGAATGGCAGGGCAACTCTCACTGAATTGGGGAAGAAAGTTGGCCTGACACCTTCTGCTATAAAGAATAGAATTGAGAAGCTTGAAAAGCTTGGCGTAATAAAGGGTTATTCGGCGATAATTGACCCTTCATTTTTTGGAGAGTTCATAACTGCCATTGTTGAAGTTGAACTTGTGGAACCTGAGTCGCATGAGCTGGAGTCCCTCCTAAGGCCAATTTTAAAGATGAGAAACATAGTCGATGTCTATAAGAAAACTGGAGAGTTCCAGCTTGTGATTAGAGGCACGTTCAAGGATGTCGAAGCTTTGAACAGCTTCATAAGGGAGATAAGGAGAACGTACCTCAAAAACCTTGCTAGGAGAACGAGGGTTTCAATAATACTGGAGAACTTTAAAGAAAGCGGAGTCATCTTAAAGTAG
- a CDS encoding helix-turn-helix domain-containing protein gives MDSKEAIEKLESILRIIGLKRNEIRIYKLLVEKRKGMRIREIQKELDISERSVREHVLSLYRKGLLERELIQRGWLGYIYVPVPPGELLKRIKMSIIQKIEELEKEFEE, from the coding sequence ATGGATTCGAAGGAGGCAATAGAAAAGTTAGAATCGATACTTAGAATTATAGGTTTAAAGAGGAATGAGATTAGGATATACAAGCTTCTCGTCGAAAAGAGAAAGGGAATGAGGATAAGAGAGATTCAGAAAGAGCTCGACATTAGTGAGAGAAGTGTTAGAGAGCATGTCTTAAGTCTGTACAGAAAAGGTCTCCTAGAGAGAGAGCTAATCCAGAGAGGATGGCTCGGATACATTTATGTCCCAGTTCCTCCAGGGGAGCTACTGAAGAGGATAAAAATGAGTATAATCCAAAAAATAGAGGAACTTGAAAAGGAATTTGAAGAGTGA
- a CDS encoding cupin domain-containing protein, whose product MYIGHVKDTPEKDTGFEGVTIRWLISPKVGARNFAMRYFVMKKGSEIPIHQHDWEHEIFVVKGEGYLTKDGKNWFKVVPGSYIYIPPNEPHGYKNEDSETFEFVCLIPAKKEAIPEDEWVE is encoded by the coding sequence ATGTACATTGGGCATGTTAAGGACACTCCAGAAAAGGATACCGGATTTGAGGGAGTGACGATAAGGTGGCTTATAAGTCCCAAAGTCGGGGCCAGGAATTTTGCGATGAGGTACTTTGTCATGAAGAAGGGTAGCGAAATACCAATTCACCAGCACGATTGGGAGCATGAGATCTTTGTTGTGAAAGGTGAGGGCTACCTAACTAAGGATGGAAAGAACTGGTTTAAGGTTGTTCCCGGGAGCTACATCTACATTCCACCAAATGAGCCCCATGGCTATAAGAACGAGGATTCTGAGACTTTTGAGTTTGTCTGTTTGATTCCAGCTAAGAAGGAGGCTATCCCAGAGGACGAATGGGTTGAGTGA